One window of the Pseudomonas knackmussii B13 genome contains the following:
- the tsaD gene encoding tRNA (adenosine(37)-N6)-threonylcarbamoyltransferase complex transferase subunit TsaD, whose amino-acid sequence MRVLGLETSCDETGVALYDSERGLLADALFSQIDLHRVYGGVVPELASRDHVKRMLPLIRQVLDEAGCKPDEIDAIAYTAGPGLVGALLVGASCAQAMAFAWGVPAVGVHHMEGHLLAPMLEEQPPQFPFVALLVSGGHTQLVRVDGIGRYQVLGESLDDAAGEAFDKTAKLLGLAYPGGPEIARMAEQGTPGRFVFPRPMTDRPGLDFSFSGLKTFALNTWQRCREEGDDGEQTRCDIALAFQQAVVETLTIKCRRALKQTGLKNLVIAGGVSANRALREHLQKMLGELKGQVFYARPRFCTDNGAMIAYAGCQRLLAGQQEGPSIDVRARWPMESLPAV is encoded by the coding sequence ATGCGTGTGCTGGGGTTGGAAACCTCCTGCGACGAAACCGGCGTCGCCCTCTACGACAGCGAACGCGGCTTGCTGGCCGATGCGCTGTTCAGTCAGATCGACCTGCATCGCGTCTACGGCGGCGTGGTTCCCGAGCTCGCCTCGCGCGATCACGTCAAGCGCATGCTGCCGCTGATCCGCCAGGTGCTCGACGAAGCCGGCTGCAAGCCGGACGAGATCGATGCCATCGCCTATACCGCCGGTCCCGGCCTGGTTGGCGCGCTGCTGGTCGGCGCTTCCTGCGCCCAGGCCATGGCGTTCGCCTGGGGTGTTCCGGCCGTCGGCGTGCATCACATGGAGGGCCACTTGCTGGCGCCTATGCTCGAGGAGCAGCCGCCGCAGTTCCCGTTCGTCGCCCTGCTGGTTTCCGGCGGCCACACCCAGCTGGTTCGGGTGGATGGCATCGGCCGCTACCAGGTGCTCGGCGAGTCGCTGGACGACGCCGCCGGCGAAGCCTTCGACAAGACTGCCAAGCTGCTCGGCCTGGCTTATCCGGGTGGCCCGGAGATCGCCCGCATGGCCGAACAGGGCACCCCGGGGCGTTTCGTCTTCCCGCGGCCGATGACCGATCGTCCCGGCCTGGACTTCAGTTTCAGCGGTCTCAAGACCTTCGCCCTGAACACCTGGCAGCGTTGCCGGGAAGAGGGCGACGACGGCGAGCAGACTCGCTGCGACATCGCCCTGGCCTTCCAGCAGGCGGTGGTCGAGACGCTGACCATCAAGTGCCGTCGTGCACTCAAGCAGACGGGCCTGAAGAACCTGGTGATCGCCGGCGGCGTGAGCGCTAACCGCGCGCTGCGCGAGCACCTGCAGAAGATGCTCGGCGAGCTGAAGGGGCAGGTGTTCTACGCGCGCCCGCGCTTCTGCACGGACAACGGTGCGATGATCGCCTACGCTGGCTGCCAGCGCTTGCTCGCCGGCCAACAGGAAGGCCCCTCGATCGATGTGCGCGCCCGCTGGCCGATGGAATCCCTGCCGGCCGTCTGA
- the plsY gene encoding glycerol-3-phosphate 1-O-acyltransferase PlsY gives MVWLLAILAYLLGSLSFAVLLSRLFGSTDPRASGSGNPGATNMLRLAGKKAAILTLLGDLAKGLLPVLIGRLFDVGAMQEAWIGLAAVLGHLYPLYFNFRGGKGVATAAGVLLALYPPAALLAVVAWLVTFKLSRTSSLASLVATPLTLPLLAWQMPAVLFPMTLLTGLIVWRHRGNLRDLLAGRERHF, from the coding sequence ATGGTCTGGCTTTTGGCGATCCTCGCCTACCTGCTTGGCTCGCTGTCCTTCGCGGTACTCCTCAGCCGCCTGTTCGGCAGCACCGACCCGCGCGCCAGCGGCTCGGGCAATCCCGGCGCCACCAACATGCTGCGCCTGGCCGGCAAGAAGGCCGCTATCCTCACGCTTCTCGGCGATCTGGCCAAGGGCCTGTTGCCGGTCCTGATCGGCCGCCTTTTCGATGTCGGCGCCATGCAGGAAGCCTGGATAGGCCTGGCGGCGGTACTCGGCCACCTTTACCCGCTGTACTTCAACTTCCGCGGCGGCAAGGGCGTCGCCACCGCCGCCGGCGTACTCCTGGCGCTCTACCCGCCGGCCGCGCTGCTCGCGGTCGTGGCCTGGCTCGTCACCTTCAAGCTCTCGCGCACCAGCTCGCTCGCCTCGCTGGTCGCCACCCCGCTGACCTTGCCGCTACTGGCCTGGCAGATGCCGGCGGTGCTGTTCCCGATGACCCTCCTGACCGGGCTCATCGTCTGGCGCCATCGCGGCAACCTCCGCGACCTGCTGGCAGGACGCGAACGGCACTTCTAG
- the folB gene encoding dihydroneopterin aldolase yields MDKVFIEGLEVDTVIGVYDWERGIRQCLRLDLDLGWDNQPAAADDDIAKALDYAVLSERIGAFARDAHFQLVETFAERLAALLMAEFGIRWLRLRVTKPGAVAAAAGVGVEIERGCR; encoded by the coding sequence GTGGACAAAGTTTTTATCGAGGGCCTGGAAGTCGACACCGTGATCGGCGTCTACGACTGGGAGCGGGGGATCCGCCAGTGCCTGCGGCTGGACCTGGACCTGGGCTGGGACAATCAGCCGGCGGCCGCCGACGACGACATCGCCAAGGCGCTGGACTATGCCGTGCTGTCCGAGCGCATCGGCGCGTTCGCACGTGACGCGCACTTTCAGCTGGTGGAAACCTTCGCCGAACGCCTGGCCGCGCTGTTGATGGCCGAGTTCGGCATTCGCTGGCTGCGCCTGCGGGTGACCAAGCCGGGGGCGGTAGCCGCTGCTGCCGGCGTTGGCGTGGAGATCGAACGCGGATGCCGCTGA
- the folK gene encoding 2-amino-4-hydroxy-6-hydroxymethyldihydropteridine diphosphokinase, with translation MPLTTVFLGMGSNVERERHLHAGLEALTGFVHNLRCSPVFESEPVGIRSGPFFNLVVTGETELSLTELSLRLKHIEADNGRYAPDRKGLPLDIDVLLYGDLHGDFDGLVLPRAEVLKNAFVLWPLALLAPDVRHPGVDRDFASLWADAQIDQSLWPVPFQWRGMELTPAELIQAHPAA, from the coding sequence ATGCCGCTGACCACCGTTTTCCTCGGCATGGGGAGCAACGTCGAGCGCGAGCGTCATTTGCACGCAGGCCTCGAGGCGCTTACCGGCTTTGTCCACAACCTGCGCTGCTCGCCGGTCTTCGAGAGCGAGCCGGTAGGTATCCGTAGCGGTCCCTTCTTCAATCTGGTGGTGACCGGCGAAACCGAGCTGTCGCTCACCGAACTGAGCCTGCGGTTGAAACACATCGAGGCCGACAACGGCCGCTACGCGCCGGATCGCAAGGGCCTGCCGCTGGATATCGACGTGCTGCTCTACGGCGACTTGCATGGCGACTTCGACGGCCTGGTGCTGCCGCGCGCCGAGGTGCTGAAGAACGCCTTCGTGCTCTGGCCGTTGGCGCTGCTGGCTCCTGACGTTCGCCATCCGGGTGTTGATCGCGACTTCGCCAGCCTCTGGGCCGATGCGCAGATCGACCAGAGTCTGTGGCCGGTGCCCTTCCAGTGGCGCGGCATGGAGCTGACCCCGGCGGAGCTGATCCAGGCGCATCCGGCCGCCTAA
- a CDS encoding multifunctional CCA addition/repair protein produces MQIYKVGGAVRDRLLGQPTSDIDWVVVGASAEDMLEKGYRPVGADFPVFLHPKSGEEYALARTERKSGRGYGGFTFYASPDVTLEEDLIRRDLTINAMAEDDQGRVIDPYGGERDLQARLLRHVSPAFVEDPLRVLRVARFAARFAPLGFRVADETLELMRELSDSGELEALTPERTWKEISRALMETRPDVFIQVLRDCNALSVLMPEVDALFGVPQPAEHHPEIDTGEHLLAVLRQCAEHKQPLTVRWACLLHDLGKARTRREDWPKHIAHEHLGLPLIDAVNARFKVPRDCQELARLVGEYHTHAHRALELRPNTLLELLQAFDVYRRPQRFEEFIAASEMDARGRHGLEQRAYPQADYLRGAAQAAREVAVQPLLEKGFKGAELGEALKRERLNALKTYKAAHTPDE; encoded by the coding sequence ATGCAGATCTACAAGGTGGGCGGCGCCGTGCGCGACCGCCTGCTCGGCCAACCCACCAGCGACATCGACTGGGTCGTGGTCGGCGCCAGTGCCGAAGACATGCTGGAAAAAGGCTACCGCCCGGTCGGTGCCGACTTCCCGGTCTTCCTCCATCCCAAGAGCGGCGAGGAGTACGCCCTGGCGCGCACCGAACGCAAGAGCGGTCGCGGCTACGGCGGTTTCACCTTCTACGCCAGCCCGGATGTCACCCTGGAAGAGGACCTGATCCGCCGCGACCTGACCATCAACGCCATGGCCGAGGACGACCAGGGCCGGGTCATCGACCCCTACGGCGGGGAACGCGATCTCCAGGCCCGCCTGCTACGCCACGTCTCCCCGGCCTTCGTCGAAGACCCGCTGCGCGTCCTGCGGGTCGCCCGCTTCGCCGCGCGCTTTGCGCCGTTGGGCTTCCGCGTCGCGGATGAAACCCTGGAGCTGATGCGCGAGTTGTCCGACTCCGGCGAACTTGAAGCGCTGACGCCCGAGCGCACCTGGAAGGAAATCTCCCGCGCCCTCATGGAGACGCGTCCCGACGTATTCATCCAGGTGCTGCGCGACTGCAACGCCTTGAGCGTGCTGATGCCCGAAGTAGACGCCTTGTTCGGCGTACCACAACCGGCCGAGCACCACCCGGAAATCGACACCGGCGAACACTTGCTGGCCGTGCTGCGCCAGTGCGCCGAGCACAAGCAGCCACTGACCGTGCGCTGGGCCTGCCTGCTCCACGACCTGGGCAAGGCACGCACACGGCGCGAGGACTGGCCAAAGCACATCGCCCACGAACACCTTGGCCTGCCATTGATCGACGCGGTCAACGCACGCTTCAAGGTGCCGCGCGACTGCCAGGAGCTGGCGCGCCTGGTCGGCGAGTACCACACCCACGCGCACCGTGCGCTGGAGCTGCGTCCCAATACCCTGCTCGAGTTGCTGCAGGCCTTCGACGTCTATCGCCGGCCGCAGCGCTTCGAAGAGTTCATTGCCGCCAGCGAAATGGATGCGCGCGGCCGCCATGGCCTGGAGCAACGTGCTTATCCACAGGCGGATTACCTTCGCGGCGCAGCCCAGGCCGCACGCGAAGTAGCCGTGCAACCGCTGCTGGAGAAAGGATTCAAGGGGGCGGAACTGGGCGAGGCGCTCAAGCGCGAGCGCCTGAACGCGCTCAAGACCTACAAGGCAGCGCACACGCCGGACGAATAA
- a CDS encoding DUF4136 domain-containing protein — MRLFAILLLCLALATCTTQIPQAHVTQLADARLNGLHAFQLMPPENAVDALPYASRYPLLNAWLRQGMEQRGYRDSAQPQLRVYYWLALRDAPLEFKVDVPPPQSLGPYLAIHRLHDETGTLRVRLTDLRDQVLWEGTVSTGLSPQHASSELLRHATEALVGQVPKAAP, encoded by the coding sequence ATGCGCCTGTTCGCCATCCTCCTGCTCTGCCTCGCCCTCGCCACCTGCACCACGCAGATTCCCCAGGCGCACGTCACCCAGCTGGCCGACGCGCGCCTGAACGGCCTGCACGCGTTCCAGCTGATGCCGCCGGAAAATGCCGTCGACGCCCTGCCCTACGCCAGCCGCTATCCGCTGCTCAATGCCTGGCTGCGCCAGGGCATGGAACAACGCGGCTACCGGGACTCTGCCCAACCGCAACTGCGCGTCTACTACTGGCTGGCCCTGCGCGACGCGCCGCTGGAGTTCAAGGTGGATGTGCCGCCACCGCAGAGCCTCGGCCCGTACCTCGCGATCCACCGCCTGCACGACGAAACCGGCACTCTGCGAGTGCGCCTGACCGACCTGCGGGACCAGGTGCTCTGGGAAGGCACGGTCAGCACCGGCCTGAGCCCGCAGCACGCCAGCAGCGAATTGCTGCGGCACGCCACCGAGGCACTGGTCGGCCAGGTGCCGAAAGCGGCACCCTGA
- a CDS encoding SpoVR family protein: MSKRQPIATGSEWTFDLIRQYDREISRIAERYALDTYPNQIEVITAEQMMDAYASVGMPIGYNHWSYGKHFLSTEKNYKRGQMGLAYEIVINSDPCIAYLMEENTQCMQALVIAHACYGHNSFFKGNYLFRTWTDASSIIDYLVFAKSYINQCEERYGIDAVEDLLDSCHALMNYGVDRYKRPYPISAEEERQRQKEREELIQRQVNDLWRTIPRSGGKDKEHELARYPSEPQENILYFIEKNAPLLEPWQREVVRIVRKVAQYFYPQRQTQVMNEGWATFWHYTLINDLYDEGLVTDGFMMEFLQYHTSVVYQPGFDSPYYSGINPYALGFAMYRDIRRICEEPTEEDKRWFPDYAGSDWLETLKFAMKSFKDESFVLQFLSPKVIREFKLFSILDDDQKDDLLVDAIHDDDGYRKIRETLAAQYNLGNREPNVQIWNVDRRGDRSLTLRHQQHNRQPLAESTEDVLKHLHRLWGFDIHLETLNGEQIVQTHHMPPKGERESEEGYPRLDLIIPPI; encoded by the coding sequence ATGAGCAAGCGCCAGCCGATCGCCACAGGGTCGGAGTGGACCTTCGACCTGATCCGCCAATACGACCGGGAAATCAGCCGTATCGCCGAGCGTTATGCGCTGGACACCTACCCGAACCAGATCGAAGTGATCACCGCCGAGCAGATGATGGATGCCTATGCATCCGTCGGCATGCCCATCGGCTACAACCACTGGTCCTATGGCAAGCACTTCCTCAGCACGGAAAAGAATTACAAGCGCGGCCAGATGGGCCTGGCCTACGAGATCGTCATCAACTCCGACCCCTGCATCGCGTACCTGATGGAAGAAAACACCCAGTGCATGCAGGCGCTGGTGATCGCCCACGCCTGCTACGGGCACAACAGCTTCTTCAAGGGTAACTACCTCTTCCGCACCTGGACCGATGCCAGTTCGATCATCGACTACCTGGTGTTCGCCAAGTCGTACATCAACCAGTGCGAAGAGCGTTACGGCATTGATGCCGTGGAAGACCTGCTCGACTCCTGCCACGCGCTGATGAACTACGGCGTGGACCGCTACAAACGTCCCTACCCGATCTCCGCCGAAGAGGAACGGCAGCGCCAGAAAGAGCGTGAAGAGCTGATCCAGCGCCAGGTGAACGACCTCTGGCGGACCATCCCGCGCAGCGGCGGCAAGGACAAGGAACACGAACTGGCGCGCTACCCGAGCGAACCGCAGGAGAACATCCTCTACTTCATCGAGAAGAACGCCCCGCTGCTGGAGCCGTGGCAGCGCGAAGTCGTGCGCATCGTGCGCAAGGTCGCGCAGTACTTCTATCCACAGCGCCAGACCCAGGTGATGAACGAAGGCTGGGCGACCTTCTGGCACTACACGCTGATCAACGACCTCTACGACGAGGGCCTGGTCACCGACGGCTTCATGATGGAGTTCCTCCAGTACCACACCAGCGTGGTCTACCAGCCCGGCTTCGACAGCCCCTACTACAGCGGCATCAACCCCTACGCCCTGGGCTTCGCCATGTACCGCGACATCCGCCGCATCTGCGAGGAGCCCACCGAGGAGGACAAGCGCTGGTTCCCGGACTACGCCGGCAGCGACTGGCTGGAGACCCTCAAGTTCGCCATGAAGAGCTTCAAGGACGAGAGCTTCGTCCTGCAGTTCCTCTCGCCCAAGGTGATCCGCGAGTTCAAGCTGTTCAGCATCCTCGACGACGACCAGAAGGACGACCTGCTGGTCGACGCCATCCACGACGACGACGGCTACCGCAAGATCCGCGAGACCCTGGCCGCCCAGTACAACCTCGGCAACCGCGAACCGAACGTGCAGATATGGAACGTCGACCGCCGCGGCGACCGCTCGCTGACCCTGCGCCACCAGCAGCACAATCGCCAGCCGCTGGCCGAGTCCACCGAAGACGTGCTCAAGCACCTGCACCGCCTTTGGGGCTTCGACATCCACCTGGAAACCCTCAACGGCGAACAGATCGTGCAGACCCACCACATGCCCCCAAAGGGTGAACGCGAGAGCGAGGAGGGCTACCCGCGTCTCGACCTGATCATCCCGCCCATTTGA
- a CDS encoding YeaH/YhbH family protein, with translation MSYVIDRRLNGKNKSTVNRQRFLRRYRDHIKKAVEEAVSRRSITDMEHGEQISIPGRDIDEPVLHHGRGGRQTVVHPGNKEFTTGEHIQRPQGGGGGRGSGKASNQGEGMDDFVFQITQEEFLDFMFEDLELPNLVKRHLTGSDTFKTVRAGISNDGNPSRINIVRTLRSAHARRIALTGSTRKKLRLAVAELERLKRDEPDNLGDIQELEIEIARLRARIDRVPFLDTFDLKYNLLIKQPNPTSKAVMFCLMDVSGSMTQATKDIAKRFFILLYLFLKRNYEKIEVVFIRHHTSAREVDEEEFFYSRETGGTIVSSALKLMQEIMAERYPTNEWNIYAAQASDGDNWNDDSPVCRDILAKQIMPFVQYYTYVEITPREHQALWFEYERVREAFEESFAQQQIVSAADIYPVFRELFQRRLVA, from the coding sequence ATGAGCTACGTCATCGACCGGCGTCTGAACGGCAAGAACAAGAGCACGGTGAACCGCCAGCGCTTCCTGCGGCGTTACCGTGATCACATCAAGAAGGCGGTCGAAGAGGCCGTCAGCCGCCGCTCCATCACCGACATGGAACACGGCGAACAGATCAGCATCCCCGGCCGCGACATCGACGAACCCGTGCTGCACCATGGCCGCGGCGGTCGGCAGACCGTCGTCCACCCCGGCAACAAGGAATTCACCACCGGCGAACACATCCAGCGCCCGCAAGGCGGCGGTGGCGGCCGCGGCTCCGGCAAGGCCAGCAACCAGGGCGAAGGGATGGACGACTTCGTCTTCCAGATCACCCAGGAAGAATTCCTCGACTTCATGTTCGAGGACCTGGAGCTGCCCAACCTGGTGAAGCGCCACCTGACCGGCAGCGACACCTTCAAGACCGTGCGGGCCGGCATCAGCAATGACGGCAACCCATCGCGCATCAACATCGTCCGCACGCTGCGCTCGGCGCACGCCCGGCGCATCGCCCTGACCGGCAGCACACGGAAGAAACTACGCCTCGCAGTAGCCGAGCTGGAACGCCTGAAACGCGATGAGCCAGACAACCTCGGCGACATCCAGGAACTGGAGATCGAGATCGCCCGGCTGCGTGCGCGCATCGACCGCGTGCCCTTCCTGGACACCTTCGACCTCAAGTACAACCTGCTGATCAAGCAGCCGAACCCCACCTCCAAGGCCGTGATGTTCTGCCTGATGGACGTTTCCGGCTCTATGACCCAGGCGACCAAGGACATCGCCAAGCGCTTCTTCATCCTTCTCTACCTGTTCCTCAAGCGGAACTACGAGAAGATCGAAGTGGTGTTCATCCGCCACCACACCAGCGCCCGCGAAGTGGATGAGGAAGAGTTCTTCTACTCCCGGGAAACCGGCGGCACCATCGTCTCCAGCGCGCTCAAGCTGATGCAGGAGATCATGGCCGAGCGCTACCCCACCAACGAGTGGAACATCTACGCCGCCCAGGCCTCGGACGGCGACAACTGGAACGACGACTCGCCGGTCTGCCGCGATATCCTGGCCAAGCAGATCATGCCGTTCGTGCAGTACTACACCTACGTCGAGATCACCCCGCGCGAGCACCAGGCGCTCTGGTTCGAATACGAGCGGGTACGCGAGGCCTTCGAAGAGAGCTTCGCGCAGCAGCAGATCGTCTCCGCCGCCGACATCTACCCGGTGTTCCGCGAGCTGTTCCAGAGGAGGCTAGTGGCATGA
- a CDS encoding PrkA family serine protein kinase, translating into MSIFSHFQERFEATRQEEYSLQEYLDICKQDKTAYATAAERILMAIGDPELLDTSTDPRLSRIFSNKVIRRYPAFADFHGMEECIDQIVSFFRHAAQGLEEKKQILYLLGPVGGGKSSLAEKLKQLMEKVPFYAIKGSPVFESPLGLFNPDEDGAILEEDYGIPRRYLRSIMSPWATKRLNEFGGDISQFRVVKLYPSILNQIAIAKTEPGDENNQDISALVGKVDIRKLEEYPQNDADAYSYSGALCRANQGLMEFVEMFKAPIKVLHPLLTATQEGNYNSTEGLGALPYSGIILAHSNESEWHSFRNNKNNEAFIDRIYIVKVPYCLRVADEIKIYDKLLINSSLAHAHCAPDTLKMLSQFSVLSRLKEPDNSNIYSKMRVYDGENLKDTDPKAKSIQEYRDSAGVDEGMAGLSTRFAFKILSKVFNFDPHEIAANPVHLLYVLEQQIEQEQFPPETRERYLRFIKEYLAPRYVEFIGKEIQTAYLESYSEYGQNIFDRYVLYADFWIQDQEYRDPETGEILNRAALNEELEKIEKPAGISNPKDFRNEIVNFVLRARAGNNGKNPSWLSYEKLRVVIEKKMFSNTEDLLPVISFNAKASKEDQQKHNDFVRRMVERGYTEKQVRLLSEWYLRVRKSQ; encoded by the coding sequence ATGAGTATTTTCAGTCACTTCCAGGAACGCTTCGAAGCGACCCGCCAGGAGGAATACTCCCTGCAGGAGTACCTGGACATCTGCAAGCAGGACAAGACTGCCTACGCCACGGCCGCCGAACGCATACTGATGGCCATTGGCGATCCTGAGCTTCTGGACACATCCACCGACCCGCGCCTGTCGCGGATCTTCTCCAACAAGGTCATCCGCCGTTACCCGGCGTTCGCCGACTTCCACGGCATGGAAGAGTGCATCGACCAGATCGTTTCCTTCTTCCGCCATGCCGCTCAGGGCCTGGAAGAGAAGAAACAGATCCTCTACCTGCTGGGCCCGGTCGGCGGCGGTAAATCGTCCCTGGCCGAGAAGCTCAAGCAATTGATGGAGAAGGTGCCCTTCTACGCCATTAAGGGCTCGCCGGTGTTCGAATCGCCCCTGGGGCTGTTCAACCCGGACGAAGACGGCGCCATCCTCGAAGAGGACTACGGCATCCCGCGGCGCTACCTGCGTTCGATCATGTCGCCCTGGGCCACCAAGCGGCTGAACGAATTCGGCGGCGACATCAGCCAGTTCCGCGTGGTCAAGCTGTACCCCTCGATCCTCAACCAGATCGCCATCGCCAAGACCGAACCGGGCGACGAGAACAACCAGGACATCTCCGCCCTGGTCGGCAAGGTCGACATCCGCAAGCTCGAGGAATACCCACAGAACGACGCCGACGCCTACAGCTACTCGGGCGCACTGTGCCGGGCCAACCAGGGCCTGATGGAATTCGTCGAGATGTTCAAGGCGCCGATCAAGGTCCTGCACCCACTGCTGACTGCTACCCAGGAGGGCAACTACAACAGCACCGAAGGCCTGGGCGCGCTGCCCTATAGCGGCATCATCCTCGCCCACTCCAACGAATCGGAATGGCACAGCTTCCGCAACAACAAGAACAACGAGGCCTTCATCGACCGCATCTACATCGTCAAGGTCCCGTACTGCCTGCGCGTTGCCGACGAGATCAAGATCTACGACAAGCTGCTGATCAACAGCTCGCTGGCCCATGCGCACTGCGCACCGGACACCCTGAAGATGCTCTCGCAGTTCTCCGTGCTGTCGCGCCTGAAGGAGCCGGACAACTCCAACATCTACTCGAAGATGCGCGTCTACGACGGTGAGAACCTCAAGGACACCGATCCCAAGGCCAAGTCGATCCAGGAGTACCGCGACTCCGCCGGGGTCGACGAGGGCATGGCCGGGCTTTCCACCCGCTTCGCCTTCAAGATCCTCTCCAAGGTGTTCAACTTCGACCCTCACGAGATCGCCGCCAACCCGGTGCACCTGCTCTACGTGCTTGAACAGCAGATCGAGCAGGAGCAATTCCCGCCCGAGACCCGCGAGCGCTACCTGCGCTTCATCAAGGAATACCTGGCGCCGCGCTACGTCGAGTTCATCGGCAAGGAAATCCAGACCGCCTACCTCGAGTCCTACAGCGAGTACGGCCAGAACATCTTCGACCGCTACGTGCTGTACGCCGACTTCTGGATCCAGGACCAGGAATACCGCGACCCGGAAACCGGCGAGATCCTCAACCGTGCCGCGCTGAACGAGGAGCTGGAGAAAATCGAGAAGCCGGCCGGCATCAGCAATCCGAAGGACTTCCGCAACGAAATCGTGAACTTCGTGCTGCGCGCTCGTGCCGGCAACAACGGCAAGAACCCGAGCTGGCTGTCGTACGAGAAGCTGCGTGTGGTGATCGAGAAGAAAATGTTCTCCAACACCGAGGACCTGCTGCCGGTCATCAGCTTCAACGCCAAGGCCAGCAAGGAAGACCAGCAGAAGCACAACGACTTCGTGCGGCGCATGGTCGAGCGCGGCTATACCGAGAAGCAGGTGCGCCTGCTGTCGGAATGGTATCTGCGCGTTCGCAAGTCGCAGTAG
- the glpE gene encoding thiosulfate sulfurtransferase GlpE: MSEFKRIAPEQAQQLRQSGAQVVDIRDPQSFAMGHITGSQHIDNYSVADFIRQADLDAPLLVVCYHGNSSQSAAAYFVQQGFTDVYSVDGGFELWRSVYPADTARESAD, translated from the coding sequence ATGAGCGAATTCAAGCGCATAGCCCCCGAACAGGCCCAACAGCTGCGTCAGTCCGGCGCCCAGGTGGTGGATATCCGCGATCCGCAGAGTTTCGCCATGGGCCACATCACCGGTTCGCAGCACATAGACAATTACTCGGTTGCCGACTTCATCCGCCAGGCCGACCTCGACGCGCCCCTGCTGGTGGTCTGCTACCACGGCAACTCCAGCCAGAGCGCTGCGGCCTACTTCGTCCAGCAAGGATTCACCGACGTTTACAGCGTCGACGGCGGCTTCGAACTGTGGCGCAGCGTCTATCCTGCGGATACGGCCAGGGAATCGGCTGACTGA
- a CDS encoding symmetrical bis(5'-nucleosyl)-tetraphosphatase: protein MTTYAVGDVQGCLEPLKCLLDQVHFDPATDRLWLVGDLVNRGPQSLETLRFLYAMRGSVISVLGNHDLHLLAVAHNAERLKKADTLREILEAPERDDLLDWLRRMPLVHHDAERDVTLVHAGIPPQWSIEKSLLRAAEVEEVLRDDDRLPLFLEGMYGNEPAKWDKKLHGIDRLRVITNYFTRMRFCTPDGKLDLKSKEGLGTAPEGYAPWFSYAERKAQGRKIIFGHWAALEGQCDIPGLYALDTGCVWGGSMTLLNVDTGERINCSCAAKPS, encoded by the coding sequence ATGACCACCTACGCCGTCGGCGACGTCCAGGGCTGCCTGGAACCGCTGAAGTGCCTGCTCGATCAAGTCCACTTCGACCCCGCCACCGACCGCCTCTGGCTGGTCGGCGACCTGGTCAACCGCGGCCCGCAGTCCCTGGAGACCCTGCGTTTCCTCTACGCCATGCGCGGCTCGGTGATCAGCGTGCTCGGCAACCACGACCTGCACCTGCTGGCCGTGGCGCACAACGCAGAGCGCCTGAAGAAAGCCGACACCCTGCGCGAGATTCTCGAAGCGCCGGAGCGTGACGACCTGCTCGACTGGCTGCGACGCATGCCGCTGGTGCACCACGACGCCGAGCGCGACGTCACCCTGGTCCACGCCGGCATCCCGCCGCAGTGGAGCATCGAGAAGTCCCTGCTACGCGCCGCCGAGGTGGAAGAAGTGCTGCGCGACGACGATCGCCTGCCGCTGTTCCTCGAAGGCATGTACGGCAACGAACCCGCCAAGTGGGACAAGAAGCTGCACGGCATCGACCGCCTGCGGGTGATCACCAACTACTTCACGCGTATGCGCTTCTGCACACCCGACGGCAAGCTCGACCTGAAGAGCAAGGAAGGCCTGGGCACCGCGCCCGAGGGCTACGCCCCCTGGTTCAGCTATGCCGAGCGCAAGGCCCAAGGACGCAAGATCATCTTTGGCCACTGGGCGGCGTTGGAAGGCCAATGCGACATCCCCGGCCTCTACGCCCTGGACACCGGCTGCGTGTGGGGCGGTAGCATGACGCTGCTGAACGTCGACACTGGCGAACGCATCAACTGCAGCTGTGCCGCCAAGCCCAGCTGA
- the apaG gene encoding Co2+/Mg2+ efflux protein ApaG produces MSDPRYQITVSVTTRHLPEQSQPDQQRYVFAYTVTIHNHGEQAAKLLSRHWIITDGDGHVQEVRGAGVVGEKPLIEPGASHTYTSGTVLNTKVGSMHGSYQMVATDGHQFDAEIPVFRLAVPGALH; encoded by the coding sequence ATGAGCGATCCCCGTTACCAGATCACCGTCAGCGTTACCACCCGCCACCTGCCCGAGCAGTCGCAGCCGGACCAGCAGCGCTACGTCTTCGCCTACACGGTGACCATCCACAACCACGGCGAACAGGCTGCCAAGCTGCTCAGCCGGCACTGGATCATCACCGACGGCGACGGCCATGTGCAGGAAGTGCGGGGTGCCGGCGTCGTAGGCGAGAAGCCGCTGATCGAGCCAGGCGCCAGCCATACCTACACCAGCGGCACGGTGCTCAACACCAAAGTTGGCAGCATGCACGGTAGTTACCAGATGGTCGCCACCGATGGCCACCAGTTCGACGCGGAAATCCCCGTATTCCGCCTTGCCGTGCCCGGGGCGCTGCACTGA